A segment of the Desulfovibrio legallii genome:
TTGGGGGGGCGTGTCAGATTTTTTGCACATTGTGCAGCCGCCAAGCGTTTGCGGCCTGGGCCTCAAGGCGTTGCCGCGGGGCAACCGGACAGACGGTCCGCGCCCTTTGGGGCAGGTCTAAAAAGGGTCACGCCCTGTCTGGAGCATTGCAACGTTGAGAATATCCATTTTCAAAAATTTTACTCCGCTCGCCTCGGCGGTTAACAGCACAAAGGCATTGCGTTTATGTCTGCGTGGCGGGCGTTTGCGCACGCAGCGGCCAGAGCAGTTTCGCAGTGAAATTGTTCTGAAAAAGCGGCCGGAAACCACAGTTTCCGACCGCTTTTACGCCGGTGCCCGGCGTTTTGGCGCTGTGACAACCGTACCGGGCGGTTAGCCCTGGCACTTCTTTTTGAGCGCTTCGGCCACGTCCTTGCCCAGTTGGTGGCAAGCGGCCAGGGCTTCGTGGTTGGGCCGCCACATGCATTTGACGGCTTCGCAGGGCATTTCCATATTCATGGAAGCCAGCTGCTCCTGCAGGAATTTGGGGCCTTCGCCGGACCAGCCGTAGGAGCCGAAAGCGCCGCCGATGCGGTTTTGTGGGCGCAGGCCCTTCATGTAGGTGAGCTGGGCGGCCACCAGGGGCAGCACGGTATTGTTGTGGGTGGGCGAGGCCGCCAGCACCGCGCCGCAGTCGGCCAGTTCGGTCATGACGGCGCTGTGGTGGTTGTGCTTCACGGACATGAGGCGCACGGGCACGCCGGCTTCTTCCAGGCCGCTGCCCACGGAATAGGCCATGGTTTCCGTAGACTGCCACATGGTGTCGTAAAAAATAAGCGCGCGCTGCTGGGGCTTCTGCTCGGCCATGGTGCGGTACATGTCAATGATGGCGCGCACGGCTTCGGGCCCGCGGTGGATGAGGCCGTGGTCCGGGGCGATCATGTCCACATCCAGCTTTTCCACAATGGGCAGGGTTTTGAGGGTCATGGGGGAGTAAGGCAGCACGATGTTGTAGTAGTATTCCTTCACGCGCCGCCAAAATTCGCCCATGTCGCCGAATTCGTCCACAAAACGGGCGGAGCTGGCGATGTTCTGGCCGAAGATGTCGTTGCTCACCAGCAGTTTTTCTTCAGGGATATAGGAAACCATGCTGTCCGGCCAGTGCAGCATACGGGTTTCCTGAAAGACCACGCTGCGCTTGCCCAGGCTGATGCGGTCGCCGGTTTTAACGGCCTGCACGGGCCAGTCCTTGGCGTTAAAGTAGCCGGCCAAGGATTTGAGACCCGTCTGGGAAACAAAGATTTTTTCGGGCTTGCAGCGTTCCACCAGGATTTCCAGCGAACCGGAGTGGTCCAGCTCCAGGTGGTTGCAGATAATGTAGTCCACCTTCTGCGGCTCCAGCACCTGGGCCATGCGGCAGAGCAGGGTGCCGTGGCAGCCGGGGGCAACGGTGTCCAGCAGGGCGTTTTTTTCGTCCTTGATAAGGTAGGCATTGTAGGTGGAACCGTCGGGCGAACGGGAATAGCCGTGAAAATCCCGATGGTCGTAGTCCACAAAACCTACCCAGTAAATGTCTTTTTTAATCTCAACAGGTTGCATGTACCATCCTCCGGTATGATTGCGGTGCGAAAAAAAACCCGCCAAGCCGCAAGGGCAGGGCGGGGGAAATGCCGGGCGGCGGAACGGCCCTGCGCGCCGCGCAGGGCAAGGCGCATAAAACCCGATTGCGCCGCCCCGCCAAAGCAGGGCGACGCCATGCCGCACAGTGCGGGCTTATAAAAAACTAGGCCGGGTTGAACTGATCTTTACCCACGCCGCACACGGGGCAGCACCAGTCATCGGGCAGATCTTCAAAGGCCACGTTGTCGTTTTCGGCCGGGTCGTACTCGTAACCACAGACACTGCAAACATACTTCTGCATGGGGATTCTCCTTCAAGCGCGCTCAGGCTCAGTTTTCGGCCTTCCAATGGCCGTGCAGGTTGCAGAACTCGCGGGCGGTCACCTTGGCGGCGTCGATGGCAAAGAAAGCCTCGGGCGCGTCGCCGGGGTTGAGAAACTTGGTGTAGCTGCGGCCGTCGGCCAGCAGTTCGATCCATTCGATCCAGTGCTTTTCTTCCATAGGATGGGGCACGCTGCCCACCTTCACCTTATAGCCGCCGTCCACTTTTTCAATAACGGGCACATGCTTTTCCAGGGCGCCGTCAGTGGCGCCCTCTTTCATCAGCTTCATGGGCTCGCCACAGCAAACGATGTCGGCGCCGCCGCCGTGGAGCACTTCAACAATGTTGCCGCAGTGAACGCACTTATACACTTCCAGATGCTTGGGCATGGTTTCCCTCACTTTTTTGGGGCCGCACGGGCCTGGTTGGGATGCCTTCGGCGGGGACAGAGGCCCGCCGGGGCCTCGTCCGCCGAAAAACATTGTGTATAAAGTGGCGGGCGTTGTAAAGCCCTTTTTAAAGATATCAGTAACTATTTTTAAAAATAGCTCTACCGCAAACCCGCAATATGCGGCAAGCCATAACGATGCCTGGGCTATTCTGCAGGTGTCGCAGGCTGTGCCTTTGTGGGCGCTGCACTTGCGGGCTTGACGGCCTTGACCGGGGTGGGGGCCTCCACAACGGTGCCGTCGGCCAGCACCAGGGCCAGGGCGTGGGCCGGACAGGCCTCCATGCAGGCCGTAATCTTCTTGCCGTTTTCCATGCGCCAGGCCCGGCACATGTCACAGCGCACGGCCACCTCGCGGCGGGAGCGCTGGGCCAGGGTTTCGCCGCCATCGGCGTCCACGTCGGGCATGCCGATGGTGTCCATGCTGATGGTGCCGTAGGGGCAGGCGGCGATGCACATTTTGCAGGCCAGGCAGTACTGCACGCGCATGATGATGCGGCCTTCGGCGTCCTGCTGCAGGGCGCCTGCCGGGCAGACGTTGACGCAGGGCGCGGGGTTGCACTGGTGGCAGCGCACGGTGGTTTTGAAGCCTTCTGCCTTGACCACCTGCACGCGGGCCACCATTTCGTCGCGGTGCTTCATGGCCTCTTTGAAGGAAATGCCGTGGTGGGCGGCAATGCAGGCCACCTCACAGCGACGGCAGGCGCGGCATTTGTCGGGTATGACCTGGATGTGTTCAGTCATGGTCCGGTTCCTCGGCGGCGACGTGCAGGGCCAGGAGGGTCAGTCCGTGGCCGCCGTCGCAATGGATGTTTTCGCCACCGCAACGGGGGCAGGTAAAGCGCCGTTGCGTCAGGGTAAAGTCGTGGCCGCAGGTCTGGCAGCGGCAGGGCAGGGGGGCGGTTTCCAGCACCAGTCGTGCCCCGGCCGCCGGGGTATCTTCAGTAAACAGTTCGAAGCAGGCGGTCAGGGTCTGCGGTTCCACACAACTGAGCAGGCCCAGCTGGCAGCGCACCTCTTCCACGCGGGTGACGGGCGCTTCAGGGTGGGCGGCGTTGTGTTCCCGCACAGCGGTGAGGCACATATCCAGCAGCCCCTGTACCAGACTGGCTTCGTGCATGGCTCAGCGTTCCGTGCAGGAAACGCAGGGGTCAATGCTGTTGGTGATCAGGGCTACATCGGCCACCTTGCAGTCGCGCATCATCACGCCCAGAGCCTCCCAGTTCATATAGGAGGGCACGCGCCACTTGAGACGGGCGGGGATGTCCGTTTCATTGGTGCGGATGTAGTAAAACACCTCGCCGCGCGGGGCCTCGGTGCGGGCGCAGGCCTCGGCCGTGCGGATCTGACGCAAGGGAGCGGTCAGCGGGCCTTGTGGCAGGCGCTCGATGCACTGGCGGATAAGGGAGAACGACTGGAATATTTCGTGCAGGCGCACCATGGTGCGGGCGTGGATGCAGCAGTCTTCCCGCACCACAGATTTAAAGTCCAGCTCGCCGTAGGCGGCGTAGGGAGAATCCTTACGCACGTCGATGTGCACGCCGGAACCCCGGGCCACCGGGCCCACCACGCCCAGGCGCAGGGCGTCTGCTTTGGGCAGCAGCCCAAGGCCCCTGGTCCTGGCCAGCACCAGGCTGTTGGTGTTGAAAATCTCGCAGATTTGCTCCACCTGGGGTTCGATTTTGTCCACTGTTTTGCGCATATAGTCCAACAATTCCCTGTCCACATCGTACTTGACCCCCCCAATGCAGTTGGCGGCGAGATTCATGCGGTTGCCGTAGACTGTCTCTTTCAGGTCCTGCATCATTTCACGCACTTCCATGACGTGCATGAACAGGGATTTGAAGCCGATGATGTGGGCCTGGATGGCGGTGTTGAAGAGGTGGGAGGCCGTGCGCTTGATTTCTTCGGCCAGCACGCGCAGATAGCGCGCCCTGGGGGGAATGGTGATGCCCAGCACATTTTCCACGGCCATGCAGTAGGTGAAGGAATGGCTGTTGGAGCAAAGAGAGCAGACCCGCTCGGTGAGCGTCACGTTTTTGATCAGGTTGCGCTGGCTGGCCAGGGCTTCCATGCCGCGGTGCACATGGCCGGAGGTCAGCTCTACGTGACGCACGGTTTCGCCTTCTACGGTCAGGCGGAAGTAGACGGGTTCCTCTAAGGCCACATGCACGGGGCCCAGAGGCATATCAAAGGTGCTGGTGCTCATGAGCGGGCCCCTTTTTCTTTGAGGATGCGTTCCCAGAGGTCTGTGGTGCAGGCCCCGTTCATCATGATGGACAGGGGCACGGCCTCGTTGAGGATGCCGGCGTCCAGCTCTTCGTCCAGGAACAGGCGGCGCGGATTGGGGTGGCCGGTCACGCTGATGCCGTAGAGCTCCATCATTTCTCGTTCGTGCCAGTCGGCATTGGCAAAGAGGGGCGTGATGGAAGGCACGGTGGGCCATTCGCCGTTGAGGGTCACGGTAAGGTTGTAGATGACGCCTTCCAGCTCAAAGTGGTAGCACACTTCCTGCATGGGTTCGCTCAGCTGGCGGCGGTTGTAGGCAGTGGTCATGCACAGGCGCGCGCCGGCGTCGCGCAGCAGGCCGGCGGCCTCCGGCAGGGTGCGCGGCGTGCCCAGTCGGAACCAGTGGAAGGCGTTGCCGAAGCTGTCGGCACTGTGGTGGACGGCGTCCGCCTCCGGGCACAGGGCGCTGAGGCCCTCAATGACGGCGGCGTTGCCCTTGATGATTTCTTGCATAACGTTCTCCGCGGGGCGGGCCCGCTAATCCTTGGTGGGGGCGGCCGAAGTGACGGGCGAATCCGGCGCGGCGGCGGCGTGCTGCGGCAGCAGGCAGGCGTTGCGCTTGGCGTCTTCAATCTGCCGGCATTTGGGGCAGAGGTGGCGCGTCAGTTCGTGGTCGATTTCGCTGTTATGGGCATAGAGGCGCTCGGCCAGTTTTTTGGGCAGGGGCCGCATGAGCGCGCCGCAGTGGGCGCAGGGCTCGTATTTGATGGTATGCTGCTCCAGCCGACGGAATTTTTCTTCCTCCGGGTGGGCCGAATGCCAGTCGTTGGTGATGCTCATGGCCCCGGTGGGGCAGTAATGGCGGCACGAGGCGCACAGACAGCAGGAGTTCTGCCAGATGGTGATGGTAAAGCCGGTGCCGTCGGGCAGCTGCGTGATGTTGATGGCCCCGGCAGCGCAGTAGTGACGGCAGGTGCCGCAGCCCATACAGAGGTCTGGGTCTACCCGCGCCCGGCCGCGCAGGCGCGCCGGAGTGAAGGTTTCGCCAAAAGGAAAGGGATCGGTGCTGGGGCCTTCCAGCAGGTTGTGGAAGAGCACTTTCAGAAAGCCCGCCATAACTATGCCTCCAGACCCAGTTTTTTCATCCAGATGGCCCTGGCCTGCACCACGCCCTCCAGAATGGCCTGGGGCCGCGGCGGACAGCCCGGCACATTGACGTCCACGGGGATGTAGCGGTCAATGGGGCCTTCAATGGAATACCCCTCGCGAAAGACCCCGCCCGAAATGGGGCAGATGCCCACGGCCACGGTGACCTTGGGTTCCGGAATTTCATTCCAGACCCGCAGCACCTTGTCGCGTACCCGCGTGGTCAGCGGGCCGGTGATAAGCACAATATCCGCGTGGCGGGGGCTGCCGCAGTAGCGGCAACCCAGGCGTTCCACGTCATAGCGCGGAATGCACGCTGTCGTGGCCAGCTCCACGTCGCAGCCGTTGCACGAACCCGCATTGATGCGGAACAGCCACGGCGAGCGCACCGAAAGTTTTTTGAGCAGATTGTCCAGGGACACGGGGGCCTCCTTACAGTACCCAGACCAGGACGAGGCTCAGCAGGGCCAGGCCCGTGGGCACCGTCACATAGAAGCGGAAGGCCTGGTCGATGCGCAAGCGCCCCATGGCCGACTTGACCAGCGTGAGCGACAGCAGCATGAGCGCCAGACACTTGAGCAGGAACCAGAGCAGGTTCACTGGCCACAAGTCAGATATAGTGCCGGGAAAGAAAAGCGCCACCCCCAGCCCCAGCACCACAAAGGTCTTGAGGGCCGAGGTGATCTGAAACAGCGCCAGCAGCGGGCCGCCGTATTCCAGCAGCGGTCCTTCGATGATTTCCGTTTCCGCTTCCGGAATGTCAAAGGGGGCCACGCCCATGGTGCCGGGCAGAAAGATGAGGTAAGCGAACAAAGCCGGCACCATGGCGGGGTTGAAGCCCAGAGATCCGGCCTCCTGCTGCCAGGCCACAATGCGCAAGAGCGAAAATTCCGCCCCCCAGGCCCCGCCGTGCAGGGCTTTGCCCACCAGCATGGCTACGGAAAGCAAAATCATAAGCAAGGGTGTTTCATAGGCCAGCATAAGCAGCATTTCGCGCGAGAAGCCCACGGCCCCAAAGGGCGAGCTGGAGGCGGAGCCGCCCAGCATAAGGGCCATGGCCGGAATGGGCAGCAGGTAGAAGAGCACCAGCAGGTCGCCCATGTTGTAGAGCCCGGAGTACACCCCCGGTACGGGGATGAAGGCCGCGCACACGGCCATGCCCGTAAAGCCGAACACCGGGGCCATAAGAAAGGCCGGGCGGCAGGCCGTCTTGGGGATAAGCGTTTCCTTGGTCAGCAGTTTGGCGATGTCCAGCCAGGGCTGGGTCAAGGGCGGCCCCACCCGGCGCTGCAGGCGGGCCTCCACCCGGCGGTCCAGTCCTTTGAAGAACATGGCCACCAGCAGGGCGAACACCCCACCGGGAAACAGGCACATATGCACAATGGCAAGCAGGGTGTCGCTCATGAGCGGTTCTCCTTGGCGGG
Coding sequences within it:
- a CDS encoding hydrogenase maturation nickel metallochaperone HypA; protein product: MHEASLVQGLLDMCLTAVREHNAAHPEAPVTRVEEVRCQLGLLSCVEPQTLTACFELFTEDTPAAGARLVLETAPLPCRCQTCGHDFTLTQRRFTCPRCGGENIHCDGGHGLTLLALHVAAEEPDHD
- a CDS encoding FprA family A-type flavoprotein; the protein is MQPVEIKKDIYWVGFVDYDHRDFHGYSRSPDGSTYNAYLIKDEKNALLDTVAPGCHGTLLCRMAQVLEPQKVDYIICNHLELDHSGSLEILVERCKPEKIFVSQTGLKSLAGYFNAKDWPVQAVKTGDRISLGKRSVVFQETRMLHWPDSMVSYIPEEKLLVSNDIFGQNIASSARFVDEFGDMGEFWRRVKEYYYNIVLPYSPMTLKTLPIVEKLDVDMIAPDHGLIHRGPEAVRAIIDMYRTMAEQKPQQRALIFYDTMWQSTETMAYSVGSGLEEAGVPVRLMSVKHNHHSAVMTELADCGAVLAASPTHNNTVLPLVAAQLTYMKGLRPQNRIGGAFGSYGWSGEGPKFLQEQLASMNMEMPCEAVKCMWRPNHEALAACHQLGKDVAEALKKKCQG
- a CDS encoding respiratory chain complex I subunit 1 family protein, coding for MSDTLLAIVHMCLFPGGVFALLVAMFFKGLDRRVEARLQRRVGPPLTQPWLDIAKLLTKETLIPKTACRPAFLMAPVFGFTGMAVCAAFIPVPGVYSGLYNMGDLLVLFYLLPIPAMALMLGGSASSSPFGAVGFSREMLLMLAYETPLLMILLSVAMLVGKALHGGAWGAEFSLLRIVAWQQEAGSLGFNPAMVPALFAYLIFLPGTMGVAPFDIPEAETEIIEGPLLEYGGPLLALFQITSALKTFVVLGLGVALFFPGTISDLWPVNLLWFLLKCLALMLLSLTLVKSAMGRLRIDQAFRFYVTVPTGLALLSLVLVWVL
- a CDS encoding nickel-dependent hydrogenase large subunit, with protein sequence MSTSTFDMPLGPVHVALEEPVYFRLTVEGETVRHVELTSGHVHRGMEALASQRNLIKNVTLTERVCSLCSNSHSFTYCMAVENVLGITIPPRARYLRVLAEEIKRTASHLFNTAIQAHIIGFKSLFMHVMEVREMMQDLKETVYGNRMNLAANCIGGVKYDVDRELLDYMRKTVDKIEPQVEQICEIFNTNSLVLARTRGLGLLPKADALRLGVVGPVARGSGVHIDVRKDSPYAAYGELDFKSVVREDCCIHARTMVRLHEIFQSFSLIRQCIERLPQGPLTAPLRQIRTAEACARTEAPRGEVFYYIRTNETDIPARLKWRVPSYMNWEALGVMMRDCKVADVALITNSIDPCVSCTER
- a CDS encoding 4Fe-4S dicluster domain-containing protein, which codes for MTEHIQVIPDKCRACRRCEVACIAAHHGISFKEAMKHRDEMVARVQVVKAEGFKTTVRCHQCNPAPCVNVCPAGALQQDAEGRIIMRVQYCLACKMCIAACPYGTISMDTIGMPDVDADGGETLAQRSRREVAVRCDMCRAWRMENGKKITACMEACPAHALALVLADGTVVEAPTPVKAVKPASAAPTKAQPATPAE
- a CDS encoding NADH-quinone oxidoreductase subunit C, translated to MGTPRTLPEAAGLLRDAGARLCMTTAYNRRQLSEPMQEVCYHFELEGVIYNLTVTLNGEWPTVPSITPLFANADWHEREMMELYGISVTGHPNPRRLFLDEELDAGILNEAVPLSIMMNGACTTDLWERILKEKGARS
- a CDS encoding rubredoxin, whose translation is MQKYVCSVCGYEYDPAENDNVAFEDLPDDWCCPVCGVGKDQFNPA
- a CDS encoding 4Fe-4S binding protein — protein: MAGFLKVLFHNLLEGPSTDPFPFGETFTPARLRGRARVDPDLCMGCGTCRHYCAAGAINITQLPDGTGFTITIWQNSCCLCASCRHYCPTGAMSITNDWHSAHPEEEKFRRLEQHTIKYEPCAHCGALMRPLPKKLAERLYAHNSEIDHELTRHLCPKCRQIEDAKRNACLLPQHAAAAPDSPVTSAAPTKD
- a CDS encoding desulfoferrodoxin, with the translated sequence MPKHLEVYKCVHCGNIVEVLHGGGADIVCCGEPMKLMKEGATDGALEKHVPVIEKVDGGYKVKVGSVPHPMEEKHWIEWIELLADGRSYTKFLNPGDAPEAFFAIDAAKVTAREFCNLHGHWKAEN
- a CDS encoding NADH-quinone oxidoreductase subunit B family protein translates to MSLDNLLKKLSVRSPWLFRINAGSCNGCDVELATTACIPRYDVERLGCRYCGSPRHADIVLITGPLTTRVRDKVLRVWNEIPEPKVTVAVGICPISGGVFREGYSIEGPIDRYIPVDVNVPGCPPRPQAILEGVVQARAIWMKKLGLEA